The proteins below are encoded in one region of Macaca nemestrina isolate mMacNem1 chromosome 10, mMacNem.hap1, whole genome shotgun sequence:
- the LOC105481742 gene encoding endoplasmic reticulum resident protein 27 isoform X2 produces the protein MEAALSRFMFFLFLLTCDLTAEAAAEVEKSADGPGAAQEPTWLADVPAAMEFIAATEVAVVGFFQDLEIPAVSILRSMVQKFPDVSFGISTDSEVLIHYNITGNTICLFRLVDNEQLNLEDEDTESIDATKLSRFIEINSLHMVTEYNPVTVIGLFNSVIQIHLLLIMNKASPEYEENMHRYQKAAKLFQGKILFILVDSGMKANGKVISFFKLKESQLPALAIYRTLDDEWDTLPKVEVSVEHVQNFCDGFLSGKLLKENRESEQKTPKVEL, from the exons ATGGAAGCTGCCCTGTCCAGATTCATGTTCTTCCTATTTCTCCTCACATGTGACCTGACTGCAGAAGCTGCTGCAGAAGTTGAGAAATCCGcag ATGGTCCTGGTGCTGCCCAGGAACCCACGTGGCTCGCAGATGTCCCAGCTGCCATGGAATTCATTGCTGCCACTGAGGTGGCTGTGGTAGGCTTCTTCCAG gATTTAGAAATACCAGCAGTGTCCATACTCCGTAGCATGGTGCAAAAATTCCCAGATGTGTCATTTGGAATCAGCACTGATTCTGAGGTTCTGATCCACTACAACATCACTGGGAACACCATCTGCCTCTTTCGCCTG GTAGACAATGAACAACTGAATTTAGAGGACGAAGACACTGAAAGCATTGATGCCACCAAATTGAGCCGTTTCATTGAAATCAACAGCCTTCACATGGTGACAGAGTACAACCCTGTG ACTGTGATTGGGCTATTCAACAGCGTAATTCAGATTCATCTCCTCCTGATAATGAACAAGGCCTCCCCAGAGTATGAGGAGAACATGCACAGATACCAGAAGGCAGCCAAGCTCTTCCAGGGGAAG ATTCTCTTTATTCTGGTGGACAGTGGTATGAAAGCAAATGGGAAGGTGAtatcatttttcaaattaaagGAGTCTCAACTGCCAGCTTTGGCAATTTACCGGACTCTAGATGATGAGTGGGATACACTGCCCAAAGTAGAAGTTTCCGTAGAGCATGTGCAAAACTTTTGTGATGGATTCCTAAGTGGAAAATTGTTG aaagaaaatcgTGAATCAGAACAAAAGACTCCAAAGGTGGAACTCTGA
- the LOC105481742 gene encoding endoplasmic reticulum resident protein 27 isoform X1, translating into MSPDCDDNDDDFGGCSSKALSTKETCQLEIQVDNEQLNLEDEDTESIDATKLSRFIEINSLHMVTEYNPVTVIGLFNSVIQIHLLLIMNKASPEYEENMHRYQKAAKLFQGKILFILVDSGMKANGKVISFFKLKESQLPALAIYRTLDDEWDTLPKVEVSVEHVQNFCDGFLSGKLLKENRESEQKTPKVEL; encoded by the exons ATGAGTCCTGAttgtgatgataatgatgatgattttgGCGGTTGCAGTAGCAAAGCCTTAAGCACGAAGGAGACATGCCAGCTGGAAATACAG GTAGACAATGAACAACTGAATTTAGAGGACGAAGACACTGAAAGCATTGATGCCACCAAATTGAGCCGTTTCATTGAAATCAACAGCCTTCACATGGTGACAGAGTACAACCCTGTG ACTGTGATTGGGCTATTCAACAGCGTAATTCAGATTCATCTCCTCCTGATAATGAACAAGGCCTCCCCAGAGTATGAGGAGAACATGCACAGATACCAGAAGGCAGCCAAGCTCTTCCAGGGGAAG ATTCTCTTTATTCTGGTGGACAGTGGTATGAAAGCAAATGGGAAGGTGAtatcatttttcaaattaaagGAGTCTCAACTGCCAGCTTTGGCAATTTACCGGACTCTAGATGATGAGTGGGATACACTGCCCAAAGTAGAAGTTTCCGTAGAGCATGTGCAAAACTTTTGTGATGGATTCCTAAGTGGAAAATTGTTG aaagaaaatcgTGAATCAGAACAAAAGACTCCAAAGGTGGAACTCTGA